The Oscillospiraceae bacterium genome has a segment encoding these proteins:
- the serS gene encoding serine--tRNA ligase, whose amino-acid sequence MLDMKFVRENPELVKENIKKKFQDEKLPLVDQVIELDERRRAAMTKADELRANRNKLSKEIGALMAQGKKEEGMALRQKVADQAKELEELTKEANELNEQVTKIMMTIPNIIDPSVPIGKDDSENVEVERFGEPVVPDFEVPYHTDIMERFDGIDLDAARKVAGNGFYYLMGDIARLHSAVISYARDFMIDRGFTYCVPPFMIRSNVVTGVMSFAEMDAMMYKIEGEDLYLIGTSEHSMIGKFIDTITPESELPKTLTSYSPCFRKEKGAHGIEERGVYRIHQFEKQEMIVVCKPEESKMWFDKLWQNTVDLFRSLDIPVRTLECCSGDLADLKVKSVDVEAWSPRQKKYFEVGSCSNLSDAQARRLKIRVKGEHGNYLAHTLNNTVVAPPRMLIAFLENNLQADGSVLVPKALQPYMGGTERLVPKK is encoded by the coding sequence ATGCTGGATATGAAATTTGTGCGGGAAAATCCCGAACTGGTAAAGGAGAACATCAAAAAGAAATTTCAGGACGAGAAGCTGCCCCTGGTGGATCAGGTAATCGAACTGGACGAGCGTCGTCGGGCTGCCATGACCAAGGCGGACGAGCTGCGTGCAAACCGCAACAAGCTGTCTAAGGAGATCGGTGCCTTGATGGCACAGGGCAAGAAGGAAGAGGGCATGGCCCTGCGCCAAAAGGTGGCGGATCAGGCCAAGGAACTGGAAGAACTGACCAAAGAGGCCAACGAGCTGAACGAGCAGGTCACCAAGATCATGATGACCATTCCCAATATCATTGACCCCAGCGTGCCCATCGGTAAGGATGACAGTGAAAATGTAGAGGTGGAGCGCTTTGGGGAACCGGTGGTGCCGGACTTTGAGGTGCCGTACCATACGGACATTATGGAGCGCTTTGACGGCATTGATCTGGACGCTGCCCGCAAGGTGGCCGGTAACGGCTTTTATTACCTGATGGGCGATATTGCCCGGTTGCACTCTGCGGTCATCAGTTATGCCCGTGACTTTATGATCGACCGTGGCTTTACCTATTGCGTGCCGCCGTTTATGATCCGCTCCAATGTGGTTACCGGTGTAATGAGCTTTGCCGAGATGGACGCCATGATGTACAAGATTGAGGGGGAGGACCTGTACCTGATCGGTACTTCCGAGCACTCTATGATCGGCAAATTTATTGATACCATCACCCCGGAGAGCGAGCTGCCCAAGACCCTGACTTCTTACTCTCCCTGCTTCCGCAAGGAGAAGGGCGCTCACGGCATTGAGGAGCGCGGCGTGTACCGTATCCATCAATTTGAGAAGCAGGAGATGATCGTGGTCTGCAAGCCGGAGGAGAGCAAAATGTGGTTCGACAAGCTGTGGCAGAACACGGTGGACCTGTTCCGCAGCCTGGATATTCCGGTGCGCACGCTGGAGTGCTGCTCCGGCGATTTGGCAGACTTGAAAGTCAAGAGCGTAGACGTGGAGGCCTGGTCCCCTCGCCAGAAGAAATATTTTGAGGTGGGCTCCTGCTCCAATCTGTCCGACGCCCAGGCCCGCCGCCTGAAGATCCGCGTGAAGGGCGAGCACGGCAACTACCTGGCCCACACCCTGAACAACACGGTGGTGGCGCCCCCCAGAATGCTCATCGCCTTCCTGGAGAACAACTTGCAGGCAGACGGCAGCGTACTGGTGCCCAAGGCCTTGCAGCCGTATATGGGCGGCACAGAGCGCCTGGTGCCGAAAAAATAA
- the mnmE gene encoding tRNA uridine-5-carboxymethylaminomethyl(34) synthesis GTPase MnmE translates to MAKTIAAIATPHGVGGIGVVRLSGDRAVEIAQAVFRAADGSRLSDLPGYTARFGSVAQGEKAFDQAVALVFRAPRSYTGEDVVELSVHGGLVTVERTLQAVLAAGAAPAGPGEFTKRAFLHGKMDLTEAESVADLISASGQAAADSAYTALSGALRQKIEGALDILMEVSAGMAAWVDYPDEEIPELDSDTLLESLQQAQGLLSHLLAGYDNGQLMTAGVDTVIVGRPNVGKSALMNDLTGQETSIVTAVQGTTRDVVERTVRLGDLTLRLADTAGLRQTDDVVEQIGVERAQARLQQARLVLAVFDGSTPLTPADEELMTLCKGKTAVAVVNKNDLPPAAVQEKIRAAFDRVVAYSAKNHIGRDDLAVAVADALGVQNFDAADPLLANERQRQCCQTAADCVAEAVAALEGGMTYDAVNVSIDAAADALLSLTGARATQAVVDRIFEKFCVGK, encoded by the coding sequence ATGGCAAAAACCATCGCGGCCATCGCCACCCCCCACGGTGTGGGCGGGATCGGCGTGGTGCGGCTGTCCGGTGATCGGGCGGTAGAGATCGCCCAGGCAGTATTCCGTGCGGCAGACGGCAGTCGGCTCTCCGATCTGCCCGGCTACACGGCCCGTTTCGGCAGCGTGGCACAGGGTGAAAAAGCCTTTGATCAGGCGGTGGCGCTGGTGTTTCGTGCGCCCCGCTCCTACACAGGTGAGGATGTGGTGGAGCTGAGCGTTCACGGCGGTCTGGTGACGGTGGAACGCACCCTGCAAGCGGTTCTGGCTGCCGGGGCAGCCCCTGCCGGTCCCGGCGAATTTACCAAGCGGGCGTTCTTACACGGCAAAATGGACCTAACCGAGGCGGAAAGCGTGGCGGATCTGATTTCCGCCTCCGGCCAGGCGGCGGCAGACAGTGCCTATACCGCCCTGTCCGGCGCTCTGCGGCAAAAGATCGAGGGCGCGCTGGATATTCTCATGGAAGTGAGCGCCGGTATGGCGGCCTGGGTGGACTACCCGGACGAGGAGATCCCGGAACTGGACAGTGACACCTTGCTGGAGAGTCTGCAACAGGCGCAGGGCTTGCTCTCTCACCTGCTGGCAGGCTATGACAATGGTCAGCTGATGACCGCCGGGGTGGACACGGTGATCGTTGGGCGCCCCAATGTGGGCAAAAGCGCCCTGATGAATGACCTGACCGGTCAGGAGACCAGCATTGTGACCGCCGTGCAGGGCACCACCCGAGACGTGGTGGAGCGCACGGTGCGGCTGGGAGATCTGACTCTGCGGCTGGCGGATACCGCCGGGCTGCGCCAAACGGACGATGTGGTGGAGCAGATCGGCGTGGAACGAGCACAGGCCCGGTTGCAACAGGCGCGGCTGGTGCTGGCGGTGTTTGACGGCAGTACGCCCCTGACTCCGGCGGACGAAGAACTGATGACCCTTTGCAAGGGCAAAACCGCTGTGGCGGTGGTGAACAAAAACGATTTGCCCCCGGCGGCGGTGCAGGAAAAAATCAGAGCCGCCTTTGATCGGGTGGTGGCGTACAGCGCCAAGAACCACATCGGTCGGGACGATTTGGCGGTGGCGGTGGCAGACGCCCTTGGGGTGCAGAATTTTGACGCGGCGGATCCGCTCCTTGCCAACGAGCGACAGCGGCAGTGCTGCCAAACGGCGGCAGACTGTGTGGCGGAGGCTGTGGCCGCGCTGGAAGGCGGCATGACCTATGACGCGGTGAATGTGAGCATTGACGCGGCGGCGGATGCCCTGCTTTCTCTCACCGGTGCCCGGGCGACACAAGCTGTGGTAGATCGGATTTTTGAAAAATTTTGTGTAGGTAAGTAA
- a CDS encoding ParB/RepB/Spo0J family partition protein encodes MAKEIVEIPTERLLPNPYQPRKQFSSEEMLGLADSIQQNGVLQPLLARRINNSDYYELIAGERRLRASILANLQTVPCIVLDCDYQDSAVISILENIQRANLNFFEEALAIAHLHEHFGLTQQEIGKKLGKSQSALSNKLRLLRLPADVRYYIEKEGLTERHARALLKVDDPEVMWTVLRAVTDRHLNVEQTESMIAHLLGEDAPADKHRRKVVPLFRDVRIFVNTVNKAIATMQASGIDAVSNKTETDDYIEFHVRIPKHTDESTTQSSANADKPA; translated from the coding sequence ATGGCCAAAGAGATCGTAGAGATCCCAACGGAACGGCTGCTGCCCAACCCCTACCAGCCCCGCAAGCAATTCAGCAGCGAGGAAATGCTGGGGCTGGCAGACTCCATTCAGCAAAACGGCGTGTTGCAGCCATTGCTGGCACGGCGGATCAACAACAGTGATTATTATGAGCTGATTGCCGGGGAGCGGCGGCTGCGGGCATCCATTTTGGCCAACCTGCAAACGGTGCCCTGCATTGTGCTGGACTGTGATTATCAGGACAGCGCAGTGATCTCCATTTTAGAGAACATTCAGCGAGCGAACTTGAATTTCTTTGAGGAAGCCCTGGCTATTGCGCATTTGCACGAGCATTTTGGACTAACGCAACAGGAGATCGGCAAAAAACTGGGCAAGAGCCAGTCAGCGCTCTCCAACAAGCTGCGCCTGCTGCGACTGCCTGCCGATGTGCGGTACTATATTGAGAAAGAAGGGCTGACGGAGCGCCACGCCCGAGCACTGCTGAAAGTGGACGACCCGGAAGTCATGTGGACAGTGCTAAGGGCAGTCACCGACCGCCACCTGAATGTAGAACAGACAGAAAGCATGATCGCCCACCTGCTGGGCGAAGATGCGCCGGCGGACAAGCACCGCCGCAAGGTGGTGCCCCTGTTTCGAGATGTGCGTATCTTTGTCAATACTGTAAACAAGGCCATTGCCACAATGCAAGCCAGCGGTATTGACGCGGTCAGCAATAAAACAGAGACAGACGATTATATCGAATTCCATGTACGCATACCCAAGCATACTGACGAAAGCACCACACAATCCTCTGCAAATGCAGACAAACCCGCTTAA
- a CDS encoding AAA family ATPase, producing MGKTISIFNQKGGVGKTTTCVNLAAALGAKGKKTLLVDVDPQGNSTSGVGVDKSEIEYSTYDILVDNQPARAILHETPFKNLDLLPANMNLAGAELELAETEDRFRALKKAIATLVVEYDYIIIDCPPSLGLLSLNALVASDTLIVPLQCEYYALEGLSQLLSTVRTVKQHYNPHLELQGVVFTMYDSRLKLTQQVVDEVEKYFPGKTYHTMIPRSVKLAEAPSYGKPVLYYEKYCKASFAYKKLADEVVKQSR from the coding sequence ATGGGAAAAACCATTTCTATTTTTAATCAAAAAGGCGGCGTGGGCAAAACCACCACTTGCGTCAATTTGGCGGCTGCTTTAGGCGCCAAGGGCAAAAAGACTTTGCTGGTAGACGTTGACCCCCAGGGCAACAGCACCAGCGGCGTAGGTGTGGATAAAAGCGAAATTGAGTATTCCACCTATGATATTTTGGTGGACAACCAGCCTGCCCGTGCGATTTTGCACGAAACGCCCTTTAAGAACCTGGATTTGCTGCCGGCGAACATGAACTTGGCCGGCGCGGAGCTGGAACTGGCGGAAACGGAGGATCGGTTTCGTGCGCTAAAAAAAGCCATTGCCACCCTGGTGGTGGAGTATGACTATATTATTATTGACTGCCCGCCCAGCTTGGGATTGCTGAGCCTGAATGCACTGGTGGCGTCAGACACCCTGATCGTACCCCTGCAATGCGAATATTACGCTTTGGAGGGCTTGAGCCAGTTGCTCAGCACCGTGCGCACGGTCAAACAGCACTATAACCCCCACTTAGAGCTGCAAGGGGTGGTCTTTACCATGTATGACAGCCGATTAAAGCTGACCCAGCAGGTGGTAGACGAGGTGGAGAAATACTTCCCCGGCAAAACCTACCACACCATGATCCCCCGCAGCGTCAAGCTGGCAGAAGCCCCCAGCTACGGCAAACCGGTGCTGTATTATGAAAAATACTGTAAGGCCAGCTTTGCGTATAAAAAGTTGGCAGACGAGGTGGTTAAGCAGAGCCGTTGA
- a CDS encoding ParB/RepB/Spo0J family partition protein gives MANKKSGLGKGLGQLFLENSVDELVANNTLPLEEIVPNKEQPRKTFDETALEELAESIRQHGVLQPLLVRPLPGGGYQLVAGERRYRASRIAGLREVPVVIRELSDVETMEIAIIENLQREDLNPIEEAEGLQALIDRCGFTQDQVAASVGKSRPAIANSLRLLKLPPEVREMTKSGTISAGHARALLGLPNEALIYAAAEQIVSHKLTVRDVEKLAKRSQQEAGAAPKPRSRRDAFYDEVELALKETLGRKVRVVPGRGKGTLEIEFYSNEDLKDLANKLGE, from the coding sequence ATGGCTAATAAAAAATCCGGCCTGGGCAAAGGACTGGGCCAGTTGTTTTTAGAGAATTCCGTTGATGAGTTGGTGGCAAACAACACGCTGCCCTTAGAGGAGATCGTACCCAACAAGGAGCAGCCCCGAAAGACCTTTGACGAAACGGCGTTGGAGGAATTGGCGGAGAGCATTCGCCAGCACGGCGTGTTGCAGCCCCTTTTGGTGCGGCCCCTGCCCGGCGGCGGGTACCAGCTGGTGGCCGGTGAGCGGCGATACAGAGCCAGCCGCATCGCCGGACTGCGAGAGGTACCTGTGGTGATCCGGGAATTGTCCGATGTGGAGACCATGGAGATCGCCATTATTGAGAACTTGCAGCGTGAGGATCTGAATCCCATTGAGGAAGCGGAGGGACTGCAAGCACTGATTGATCGCTGCGGTTTTACCCAGGATCAGGTGGCAGCCAGCGTAGGCAAGTCCCGCCCGGCTATTGCCAATAGTCTGCGGCTGCTGAAGCTGCCCCCGGAGGTGCGGGAGATGACCAAAAGCGGCACCATCTCTGCCGGTCACGCCCGGGCGCTCCTGGGACTGCCGAACGAGGCGTTGATTTATGCGGCAGCGGAGCAAATCGTTTCACACAAACTTACGGTGCGGGATGTGGAAAAGCTGGCCAAGCGCAGTCAGCAGGAAGCCGGTGCGGCACCCAAGCCCCGATCCCGACGGGATGCGTTTTACGACGAGGTGGAACTGGCGCTGAAGGAGACCTTGGGCCGCAAGGTGCGCGTGGTGCCCGGCCGGGGCAAAGGTACGCTGGAGATTGAATTCTATTCCAATGAAGATCTAAAAGATTTGGCCAATAAGTTAGGAGAATAA
- the mnmG gene encoding tRNA uridine-5-carboxymethylaminomethyl(34) synthesis enzyme MnmG, translated as MEYFAKAYDVAVIGAGHAGIEAGLAAARLGCSTAVFTINMDWVGNMPCNPSIGGTSKGHLVREIDALGGEMGKAADRYTLQSRMLNLGKGPAVHSLRAQIDRRAYAGGMKHTLERQDNLDLRQCEITDIVQGEDGLWRLTTKLEAIYTAKAVVLATGTFLGGRVYVGDVSYESGPDGMFPATALATALKKLGLPLRRFKTGTPSRVNARSLDFDKMEVQPGDDRTVPFSFETDTPPENKVVCHITYTNAATKQVILDNLDRSPMYSGKIEGKGPRYCPSFEDKVVRFSDRERHQLFVEPCGEKTEEMYLQGLSSSLPEDVQLAFIHTIPGLEHAQVMRTAYAIEYDCVDPRAMKASLEFHDFPGLFGAGQFNGSSGYEEAAAQGLVAGINAAMLVLGREPLVLDRGSSYIGTLIDDLVTKGCTDPYRMMTSRSEYRLVLRQDNADRRLTPTGYRVGLISQERYDKYLEKQRLIEEERQRVAQVSVPLTDTIQQILTAKGTAPLKTGCKLEELLRRPQLTYADLAPVDPKRPDLPAAVFEQVEIGIKYAGYIARQEQQIKELRRVEAQRIPADIDYSKLTGLRLEAKEKLAAVRPENLGQAARISGVNPADVAALHILLESL; from the coding sequence ATGGAATATTTTGCAAAAGCATACGATGTGGCGGTGATCGGCGCCGGCCATGCCGGGATCGAGGCCGGATTGGCAGCGGCACGGCTGGGGTGCAGCACCGCTGTGTTTACCATCAATATGGACTGGGTGGGCAATATGCCCTGCAATCCCTCCATCGGCGGCACCTCTAAGGGTCACCTGGTGCGAGAGATAGACGCATTGGGCGGCGAAATGGGCAAGGCGGCGGATCGCTACACGCTTCAATCTCGAATGCTGAACCTGGGCAAAGGCCCGGCGGTGCATTCCCTGCGGGCACAGATTGACCGGCGCGCCTATGCCGGAGGGATGAAGCACACGCTGGAGCGGCAAGACAATTTGGACCTGCGCCAGTGCGAAATTACAGATATTGTCCAAGGCGAGGACGGTCTTTGGCGCCTGACCACTAAGCTGGAAGCGATCTATACTGCCAAGGCGGTGGTACTGGCTACCGGCACTTTCCTGGGCGGCCGCGTGTATGTGGGCGATGTGAGCTACGAAAGCGGGCCGGACGGTATGTTCCCGGCAACGGCGCTGGCAACGGCGCTGAAAAAGCTGGGTCTGCCCCTGCGCCGGTTCAAGACCGGCACCCCTTCCCGGGTGAACGCCCGCAGTTTGGATTTTGACAAAATGGAAGTGCAGCCCGGCGACGACCGCACGGTGCCCTTTAGCTTTGAGACGGATACACCGCCGGAGAACAAGGTGGTGTGTCACATCACCTACACCAATGCTGCCACCAAACAGGTGATCTTAGACAACCTGGACCGCAGCCCTATGTACAGCGGCAAAATTGAGGGCAAAGGCCCGCGGTACTGCCCCAGCTTTGAGGACAAGGTGGTGCGCTTCTCTGATCGGGAACGGCACCAGTTGTTTGTGGAGCCGTGCGGCGAAAAGACGGAAGAAATGTACCTGCAAGGGTTGTCCTCCTCCCTGCCGGAGGATGTGCAGTTGGCGTTTATCCACACCATTCCCGGTTTGGAGCACGCCCAGGTGATGCGCACCGCCTACGCCATTGAGTACGACTGCGTGGACCCGCGAGCCATGAAAGCCAGCTTGGAGTTTCACGACTTCCCCGGGCTGTTTGGTGCGGGGCAGTTTAACGGCTCCAGCGGCTACGAAGAAGCCGCCGCCCAGGGGCTGGTGGCCGGGATCAACGCCGCTATGTTGGTGCTGGGACGGGAGCCGCTGGTGCTGGATCGGGGCAGCAGTTACATTGGCACCCTGATCGACGATTTGGTGACCAAGGGCTGCACAGACCCCTACCGTATGATGACCAGCCGCAGCGAGTACCGTTTGGTGCTGCGCCAGGACAACGCCGACCGGCGACTGACACCTACCGGTTACCGGGTGGGACTGATTTCACAGGAACGGTATGATAAATACTTGGAAAAACAACGGCTGATTGAAGAAGAACGGCAGCGGGTGGCGCAGGTGAGCGTGCCTCTGACCGACACCATTCAGCAAATATTGACTGCTAAGGGCACGGCACCCCTAAAAACCGGCTGCAAGCTGGAGGAACTGCTGCGGCGCCCCCAACTGACCTACGCAGATTTGGCACCGGTGGATCCGAAACGGCCGGACCTGCCGGCAGCGGTGTTTGAACAGGTAGAGATCGGTATTAAATACGCCGGGTACATTGCCCGTCAGGAGCAGCAGATTAAGGAGCTGCGCCGGGTGGAGGCCCAGCGGATACCGGCGGACATAGATTACAGCAAACTCACCGGCCTGCGGTTGGAAGCTAAGGAAAAGCTGGCTGCCGTTCGCCCTGAAAACTTGGGGCAGGCTGCCCGGATCAGCGGGGTCAACCCGGCGGATGTGGCAGCGTTGCACATTCTATTGGAGAGCCTATGA
- the rsmG gene encoding 16S rRNA (guanine(527)-N(7))-methyltransferase RsmG produces the protein MIDTEKLSRLLEERNIAVDGYAAQRLDLYAQRLVAWNEKMNLTGITDPEGILEKHFIDSIEPLRFVEIPRNARVIDVGTGAGFPGLPLLIARPDLDLTLADSLHKRLVFLKDVLHGCGLVAELVHERAEILGKDPDYREQYDIATARAVAPLPVLCEYCLPFVKVGGAFLALKGAEDEVAAAKCAIATLGGELEQNVSYKLPSGDSRHLVVVRKISQTPTKYPRKPKKIDTKPL, from the coding sequence ATGATCGACACGGAGAAATTATCCCGACTGCTTGAAGAACGAAACATTGCTGTGGACGGCTACGCAGCCCAACGGCTGGATCTGTATGCCCAGCGACTGGTGGCGTGGAACGAAAAAATGAATCTGACCGGCATTACCGATCCGGAGGGCATACTGGAAAAGCATTTTATCGACTCCATAGAGCCGCTGCGTTTTGTGGAGATACCGAGAAATGCCCGGGTGATTGATGTAGGTACCGGTGCCGGGTTTCCCGGTCTGCCGCTGCTGATCGCCCGGCCGGATCTGGATCTGACCCTGGCAGACAGTCTGCATAAGCGGCTGGTGTTCCTGAAAGATGTGCTCCATGGCTGCGGGCTGGTGGCAGAGCTGGTGCATGAGCGGGCGGAGATTTTGGGCAAAGACCCGGACTATCGGGAGCAGTACGATATTGCCACTGCCAGAGCGGTGGCGCCCCTGCCGGTGCTGTGCGAATACTGCCTGCCTTTTGTGAAAGTGGGCGGCGCGTTCTTGGCGCTGAAAGGCGCGGAGGACGAGGTGGCGGCGGCAAAGTGTGCCATAGCGACCCTTGGCGGGGAGTTGGAACAGAATGTTTCATATAAACTACCAAGCGGCGACAGCCGCCATTTGGTTGTGGTGCGAAAAATATCGCAAACCCCGACAAAATACCCGCGAAAGCCTAAAAAAATAGATACCAAGCCGTTATAA